A portion of the Bifidobacterium lemurum genome contains these proteins:
- a CDS encoding serpin family protein, with protein MKHTNVSATIVAIIVAIALIAGAGVGIWWFTARDVRPDAIPASEAAKAALTRPATAKDPDDESVSFTYRSAPEFMNLRDRNGNTNYSPASLWLALAIAAQGADGRTREQMEETLGLEGMDDEDYRSLRLSINGDYGEDVRSDMRTANSLWVDDDQVTPDESFLDTVKGPFDAQVRTVDFSDADTARTISDWIAEQTGDTLRPRITIVPNEVMAIINTVYADGRWSSPFDESATDDATFHGADDDSTVPFMHQTFDSLDLIQDDAAGWRRADIPFDNGGMLKVLLPDEGRFETLAADPAMLQHAFETDARDADGATASVDMTLPRFTIENTFDSEDSIRILESLGMTDAFDAGSADFGRLGTAADGGALYLGTVVQGTRIEVSEVGAKAAAYTEAGMTTAGAPADVVEFTVDRPFLYALTTPDGVPLFIGAVRNIAA; from the coding sequence ATGAAACACACCAACGTATCCGCCACCATCGTCGCCATCATCGTCGCCATCGCCCTGATCGCCGGTGCGGGCGTCGGCATATGGTGGTTCACCGCGCGCGACGTGCGCCCCGACGCCATACCCGCAAGCGAAGCCGCGAAGGCCGCGTTGACCCGACCGGCCACGGCGAAGGATCCCGACGACGAGTCCGTCTCGTTCACCTACCGTTCCGCGCCGGAATTCATGAACCTACGCGACCGCAACGGCAACACGAACTACTCCCCCGCCTCGCTGTGGCTGGCGTTGGCCATCGCGGCCCAAGGCGCGGACGGGCGGACGCGCGAGCAGATGGAAGAGACGTTGGGATTGGAGGGGATGGACGATGAGGACTACCGTTCGCTGAGGTTGTCCATCAACGGCGATTACGGCGAGGACGTCCGCTCCGACATGCGGACCGCCAATTCATTGTGGGTGGACGACGATCAGGTGACGCCGGACGAATCCTTCCTCGACACCGTCAAAGGCCCGTTCGACGCGCAGGTGCGCACCGTCGACTTCTCCGACGCCGACACCGCCCGGACGATAAGCGATTGGATCGCCGAACAGACCGGCGACACGCTGCGGCCACGGATCACGATCGTCCCGAACGAAGTGATGGCGATCATCAACACGGTGTACGCGGACGGGCGATGGTCCAGCCCGTTCGACGAGTCGGCCACCGATGACGCGACGTTCCATGGCGCCGACGACGACTCCACCGTGCCGTTCATGCATCAGACCTTCGACTCCCTCGACCTCATCCAGGATGACGCGGCCGGTTGGCGGCGGGCGGATATCCCGTTCGACAACGGCGGCATGCTGAAGGTGCTTCTGCCCGACGAGGGCCGGTTCGAGACCTTGGCGGCCGATCCGGCGATGCTGCAGCATGCGTTCGAGACTGACGCGCGGGACGCGGACGGCGCGACGGCTTCGGTGGACATGACGCTTCCCCGCTTCACGATCGAGAACACGTTCGACAGCGAGGATTCCATACGGATTCTGGAATCGTTGGGCATGACCGACGCTTTCGACGCCGGTTCGGCCGATTTCGGCAGGTTGGGAACCGCGGCCGACGGCGGAGCGTTGTATCTCGGCACCGTGGTCCAAGGCACCCGCATCGAGGTGAGCGAGGTCGGCGCCAAGGCGGCCGCCTACACGGAAGCGGGCATGACGACGGCGGGCGCTCCCGCCGACGTCGTGGAGTTCACCGTGGACCGACCGTTCCTCTATGCGCTGACCACACCCGACGGCGTGCCGCTGTTCATCGGCGCGGTCCGCAACATCGCCGCCTGA
- a CDS encoding LacI family DNA-binding transcriptional regulator, with protein MTTMKEIAEKTGVSVSTVSLVLNDRDEGRVKSGIADQVRAMAEKLGYKPNPLARSLRTSKTRILGFISEEVATTPYAGGIILGAQAAASQLGYMLITVNTDGEDSEDEEITALKRYGADGFLYAKMSNRYTDVPESLTSTPLVLVDATDSRGRFPSVEPDEVHIAYDATTRLIEAGCQRIAYIGCSEPMLAQDRRLEGYRTALEDAGRGYDERLVRNVLNNGPALQAVSDLFDEQRPDGFFCFNDARAWYVYECAARRGLTIGKDISVIGVDNHRVLAETLEPQLTTVELPHFEMGYWSVRKLVSMIEKRDLDDIATPETTAPLPPLDSPIPAMIRCTLIEKGSVAQRA; from the coding sequence ATGACGACGATGAAAGAGATTGCAGAGAAGACTGGGGTGTCGGTCTCCACGGTCTCTCTGGTGCTCAACGACCGAGACGAAGGCCGAGTGAAATCAGGTATCGCCGACCAAGTGCGCGCAATGGCGGAGAAACTCGGCTATAAGCCCAACCCTCTCGCGCGGTCCCTGCGCACCAGCAAAACCCGCATCCTCGGCTTCATCAGCGAGGAGGTGGCCACCACCCCGTATGCCGGCGGCATCATCCTCGGCGCGCAGGCCGCCGCCAGCCAACTCGGATACATGCTCATCACGGTCAACACCGACGGCGAGGACAGCGAGGACGAGGAGATCACCGCGCTGAAACGGTATGGCGCGGATGGATTCCTGTACGCGAAGATGTCGAACCGATACACGGACGTGCCCGAAAGCCTGACCTCCACGCCGCTTGTTCTGGTCGACGCCACGGACAGCCGGGGGCGCTTCCCCAGCGTCGAGCCGGACGAGGTCCACATCGCCTACGACGCGACCACAAGACTCATCGAGGCCGGCTGCCAGCGCATCGCCTATATCGGTTGTTCCGAGCCGATGCTCGCCCAGGACAGGAGACTCGAAGGATACCGCACCGCGCTGGAGGACGCCGGGCGGGGCTATGACGAACGTCTGGTGCGCAACGTGCTCAACAACGGACCGGCGTTGCAGGCCGTCAGCGACCTTTTCGACGAGCAGCGTCCCGACGGATTCTTTTGCTTCAACGACGCGCGGGCTTGGTACGTCTATGAATGCGCCGCGCGACGCGGACTCACCATCGGCAAGGACATCTCCGTGATCGGCGTGGACAACCACCGCGTGCTCGCCGAGACGCTGGAACCCCAGCTGACCACGGTGGAGCTCCCGCACTTCGAGATGGGCTACTGGTCCGTGCGCAAACTGGTGTCCATGATCGAGAAGCGCGATCTGGACGACATCGCCACGCCGGAGACGACGGCACCGCTGCCGCCGCTGGATTCGCCGATTCCGGCGATGATCCGCTGCACGCTTATCGAGAAGGGCTCCGTGGCCCAACGGGCGTGA
- a CDS encoding MFS transporter gives MASASKSAWKNPSYLQSSFGIFMFFCSWGIWWSFFSRWLLDPDKGLGMTSAEQGSIYSINSLATLVIMFIYGVIQDQLGIKRKLVIVISAIAACVGPFVQFVYAPLLSAGGATRYVGVLIGSVVLSAGFMAGCSLIEAVTERYSRKFNFEYGQSRAWGSFGYAIVALCAGFLFNINPMLNFWVGSACGIGMLLVYLLWVPAEQKEELKKEADPNAAPTNPSFKEMIAVLKMPTLWVLIVFMLLTNTFYTVFDQQMFPTYYSSLFSSTDVGDATYGTLNSIQVFVESAMMGVVPIIMQKIGVRNALLLGAFVMFARIGLCGVFHDPISVSIVKMFHSIEVPLFCLPAFRYFTLHFDTKLSATLYMVGFQIASQVGQVIFSTPLGMLHDAMGDRPTFFTISGIVLVALIYGFFVIKKDDQEVGGDPFYTDKQLRAMEAAKA, from the coding sequence ATGGCAAGCGCAAGCAAGTCTGCATGGAAGAATCCTTCCTACCTGCAGAGCTCCTTTGGCATTTTCATGTTCTTCTGTTCCTGGGGCATTTGGTGGTCCTTCTTCTCCAGGTGGTTGCTTGACCCGGACAAGGGTCTGGGTATGACCTCCGCCGAGCAGGGATCGATCTATTCGATCAACTCCCTGGCCACGCTCGTCATCATGTTCATCTACGGCGTGATCCAGGATCAGCTCGGCATCAAGCGCAAGCTCGTCATCGTCATCTCCGCGATCGCCGCCTGCGTCGGCCCGTTCGTCCAGTTCGTCTACGCGCCGCTGCTCTCGGCCGGCGGTGCCACCCGTTACGTCGGCGTCCTCATCGGCTCCGTCGTCCTGTCCGCGGGCTTCATGGCAGGCTGCTCCCTGATCGAGGCCGTCACCGAACGCTACTCCCGTAAGTTCAACTTCGAGTACGGCCAGTCCCGCGCCTGGGGCTCCTTCGGCTACGCCATCGTGGCTCTGTGCGCCGGCTTCCTGTTCAACATCAACCCGATGCTCAACTTCTGGGTCGGCTCCGCCTGCGGCATCGGCATGCTGCTGGTCTACCTGCTGTGGGTCCCGGCCGAGCAGAAGGAGGAGCTCAAGAAGGAAGCCGATCCGAACGCCGCTCCGACCAATCCTTCCTTCAAGGAAATGATCGCCGTCCTCAAGATGCCGACCCTGTGGGTCCTCATCGTCTTCATGCTGCTGACCAACACCTTCTACACCGTGTTCGACCAGCAGATGTTCCCCACCTACTACTCCAGCCTCTTCTCGAGCACCGACGTCGGCGACGCCACCTACGGCACCCTGAACTCCATCCAGGTCTTCGTCGAATCCGCCATGATGGGCGTCGTTCCGATCATCATGCAGAAGATCGGCGTGCGCAACGCCCTGCTGCTCGGCGCCTTCGTGATGTTCGCCCGCATCGGCCTGTGCGGCGTGTTCCACGACCCGATCTCCGTGTCCATCGTCAAGATGTTCCACTCCATCGAGGTCCCGCTGTTCTGCCTGCCGGCGTTCCGCTACTTCACCCTGCACTTCGACACGAAGCTCTCCGCCACGCTGTACATGGTGGGCTTCCAGATCGCCTCGCAGGTCGGCCAGGTCATCTTCTCCACCCCGCTCGGCATGCTGCATGACGCGATGGGCGACCGCCCGACCTTCTTCACCATCTCCGGCATCGTGCTCGTCGCTCTGATCTACGGCTTCTTCGTGATCAAGAAGGACGACCAGGAAGTCGGCGGCGACCCGTTCTACACCGACAAGCAGCTGCGCGCGATGGAAGCCGCCAAGGCCTGA
- a CDS encoding GH32 C-terminal domain-containing protein produces MENDGWCGNLTLPREITLGEDGDVHTAPCAEVEGYRESTVEHGEIALSFNEEKVICDDAEAVEIEMVIDLDNSTAERAGLKVHATEDGAYTYVAYDDQIGRVVIDRQAAVNGDKGYRAAPLDEAELGGKLKLRVFVDRGCVEVYVNDGHQAMSSYSYPTDGPRAIKLTSESGELKVDSLTVHTLKSIGLE; encoded by the coding sequence ATGGAGAACGACGGCTGGTGCGGCAACCTCACCCTGCCGCGCGAGATCACCCTGGGCGAGGACGGCGACGTGCACACCGCCCCGTGCGCCGAGGTCGAAGGCTACCGCGAGAGCACCGTCGAGCATGGCGAAATCGCCCTGAGCTTCAATGAGGAGAAGGTCATCTGCGACGACGCCGAAGCCGTGGAGATCGAGATGGTCATCGATCTGGACAACTCCACCGCCGAACGCGCCGGCCTCAAGGTGCACGCCACCGAAGACGGCGCCTACACCTACGTGGCCTACGACGACCAGATCGGCCGCGTGGTCATCGACCGTCAGGCCGCGGTGAACGGCGACAAGGGCTATCGCGCCGCTCCGCTGGACGAGGCCGAACTGGGCGGCAAGCTCAAGCTGCGCGTGTTCGTGGACCGCGGCTGCGTCGAGGTCTACGTCAACGACGGACACCAGGCGATGAGCTCCTACAGCTATCCGACCGACGGACCGCGCGCCATCAAGCTCACCAGCGAATCCGGCGAGCTGAAGGTCGACTCCCTGACCGTGCACACGCTTAAGAGCATCGGCCTGGAGTAA
- a CDS encoding isoprenyl transferase — protein MAFEHVDYTSLSVPAAPFSDPSRIPDFPKNQVPKHIGVIMDGNGRWAQERGLIRTNGHQAAEPVVFDTIAGAIEAGVRYLSLYTFSTENWKRSPQEVRFLMGFSREIIHRRVAQMDEWGVRVRWSGRRPKLWKSVIDELEVAMERTKHNNVIDVVFCINYGGRAEIADACAAIAREVRDGKISGDRVTEKMIADHLYNPDIPDCDLVIRTSGEQRTSNFLPWEAAYAELDFVPELFPDCGRDVLWRSIDHYIHRDRRFGGIKK, from the coding sequence ATGGCTTTTGAACACGTGGACTACACCTCGCTGAGCGTTCCCGCGGCGCCCTTCTCAGACCCGTCGCGCATTCCCGATTTCCCGAAGAACCAAGTGCCGAAACATATCGGCGTGATCATGGACGGCAACGGCCGTTGGGCCCAGGAACGCGGATTGATTCGCACCAACGGGCATCAGGCCGCCGAACCGGTGGTGTTCGACACCATCGCCGGCGCCATCGAGGCCGGCGTGCGGTATCTGAGCCTGTACACCTTCTCCACGGAGAACTGGAAGCGCAGTCCGCAGGAGGTGCGTTTCCTGATGGGATTCTCCCGTGAGATCATCCACCGCCGTGTGGCGCAGATGGATGAGTGGGGCGTGCGTGTGCGCTGGTCGGGCCGCCGACCCAAACTGTGGAAGTCGGTGATCGACGAGCTTGAGGTGGCGATGGAACGCACCAAGCACAATAACGTGATCGATGTGGTGTTCTGCATCAACTATGGCGGCCGCGCCGAAATCGCCGACGCCTGCGCCGCGATCGCGCGCGAGGTGCGTGACGGGAAGATCAGCGGCGACCGCGTGACGGAGAAGATGATCGCCGACCACCTGTACAACCCCGACATCCCCGACTGCGATCTGGTGATCCGCACCTCAGGCGAGCAGCGCACCAGCAACTTCCTGCCATGGGAGGCCGCCTACGCCGAACTCGACTTCGTGCCCGAACTGTTCCCCGATTGCGGCCGCGATGTGCTGTGGCGCTCCATCGACCACTACATCCACCGCGACCGTCGCTTCGGCGGCATCAAAAAGTGA
- the recO gene encoding DNA repair protein RecO, whose protein sequence is MPLYRDEGVVLRTAKLGEADRIVTLLTREHGKVRAVAKGVRRTKSRFGGRLEPFMRVDVLIAEGRSLDVISQAESVASYGGAIAADFDTYSAASIVVETVDKLVDVQMEQVGEQYRLLIAALAALARHAHDPKAIGGSYVMRALSIAGWSPRLGACVVCGRTSTEYLSIPAGGVMCATDHTPESQRVGVTALTQLNALVRGDWNVLEGGTLEPATERLVEEWGEYYLERPIRSLRLLDS, encoded by the coding sequence ATGCCGTTGTATCGAGATGAGGGAGTGGTGCTGCGCACCGCCAAACTGGGGGAGGCCGACCGCATCGTCACCCTGCTCACTCGGGAGCACGGCAAGGTGCGGGCGGTCGCCAAAGGCGTGCGCCGCACCAAATCCCGCTTCGGAGGGCGTCTGGAACCCTTTATGCGCGTCGATGTGCTGATCGCCGAAGGCCGGTCGTTGGACGTGATCTCCCAAGCGGAATCGGTCGCCTCGTACGGCGGGGCGATCGCCGCGGATTTCGATACGTACAGTGCGGCGAGCATCGTTGTGGAGACGGTCGACAAACTCGTCGACGTGCAGATGGAACAGGTGGGGGAGCAGTACCGTCTGCTTATCGCGGCTCTGGCCGCGCTCGCGCGGCATGCGCATGATCCCAAGGCGATCGGCGGCTCGTATGTGATGCGTGCGCTGTCGATCGCCGGATGGAGTCCGCGGCTGGGCGCGTGTGTGGTGTGCGGCAGAACATCCACCGAATATCTGTCGATTCCGGCGGGTGGCGTGATGTGCGCCACCGACCACACACCCGAATCGCAACGCGTCGGTGTGACGGCCCTGACCCAGCTGAACGCGCTGGTTCGTGGTGATTGGAACGTGCTGGAAGGCGGCACGCTCGAACCCGCCACCGAGCGACTGGTCGAGGAATGGGGAGAATACTATCTGGAACGGCCGATTCGTTCACTGCGCTTGCTAGATTCGTGA